In the Streptomyces sp. f51 genome, one interval contains:
- a CDS encoding Ms4533A family Cys-rich leader peptide, translated as MSSRHASVRAAIELALIGVTALCVADIHCC; from the coding sequence ATGTCCTCCCGTCACGCCTCCGTTCGCGCCGCCATCGAGCTGGCGCTCATCGGCGTGACCGCGCTCTGCGTGGCCGACATCCACTGTTGCTGA